In Ammospiza caudacuta isolate bAmmCau1 chromosome 2, bAmmCau1.pri, whole genome shotgun sequence, a genomic segment contains:
- the LAG3 gene encoding lymphocyte activation gene 3 protein → MRLVSLLLFLIFTLLPFTAGHIPPGLLEGRSREQKVWVREGSSAVLPCHLGPRKTRESSKQLPDKISVLWKRHGGSVHQEPHVVLEVGYSGLQKTAQLMKPRVSLQDSALRNGNFSLRIVPVRGEDAGLYEAQVKYRTEVHSCLVELGVITVTLSPPSPVIESEMLSMSCNSSHRASLVETCWFHKEHLGPTSRTFCSLSGTLSILHPAMSDAGSWRCQLRYSDKEIISATFNLQILGFDGPSSPVVYAAAGSAADLPCSLSYLPRALGMRVVAAHWSHLAGGHLEDRGISQNLSSRSFPLHVPVVGPGDAGQYRCAVSVGHRTISRDVTLAVLTVTPSIQGPVSEGARLLLICSLTHAQGHERFQWTHLDSAPTKSKLALATPRSLESHSSRVGPTLEIPQVSRKDTGNWECSVHGPEGRLGAVEYDLQITGAQVSSAPSIFSGQITFGLTLTLFFLLAICVVALALQKRAQAPAFPALEGMFAASVPWKPMEEKQKGKKQQTEC, encoded by the exons ATGAggctggtgtccctgctgctgttcctcatCTTCACTCTGCTGCCTTTCACTG CTGGCCACATCCCACCAGGACTATTGGAGGGGAGAAGCAGGGAGCAGAAAGTGTGGGTCAGAGAGGGGAGTTCAGCCGTGCTGCCCTGCCACTTGGGCCCCAGAAAGACAAGGGAGAGCTCAAAGCAGCTGCCTGACAAGATATCCGTGCTGTGGAAGAGGCATGGGGGAAG CGTGCACCAGGAGCCACACGTGGTGCTGGAGGTGGGCTACTCGGGCCTGCAGAAGACAGCCCAGCTCATGAAGCCCCGGGTGTCGCTCCAGGACTCTGCCCTGCGCAATGGCAACTTCTCCCTGCGCATCGTGCCCGTGCGCGGCGAGGACGCGGGGCTCTACGAGGCACAGGTGAAATACAGGACGGAGGTGCACAGCTGCCTCGTGGAGCTGGGGGTGATCACAG TGACCCTCAGTCCTCCCAGTCCAGTGATAGAAAGTGAGATGCTCTCGATGAGCTGCAACTCCAGCCACCGGGCCAGCCTTGTGGAGACGTGCTGGTTCCACAAGGAGCACCTGGGCCCCACCTCCAGGACCTTCTGCTCCTTGTCCGGGACTCTCTCCATCCTCCATCCAGCCATGAGCGACGCGGGCTCCTGGCGCTGCCAGCTTCGCTACTCTGATAAGGAGATCATTTCTGCCACCTTCAACCTGCAAATTCTGG GTTTTGATGGCCCAAGCAGCCCTGTGGTCTATgcagcagctggctctgcagctgatCTACCCTGCAGTCTGAGCTACCTTCCCAGAGCCCTTGGGATGAGGGTGGTGGCAGCCCACTGGAGCCATCTTGCAGGAGGACATTTGGAAGACAGGGGCATCTCCCAGAACCTGAGCAGCAGAAGCTTCCCCCTACATGTCCCCGTGGTGGGGCCGGGCGATGCAGGGCAGTACCGCTGCGCTGTCTCAGTGGGACACAGGACAATCAGCAGGGACGTGACCTTGGCCGTGCTTACAG TGACTCCGAGCATCCAAGGACCAGTTTCTGAGGGGGCTCGTTTGCTGCTCATCTGCAGCCTCACACACGCCCAGGGACATGAGCGTTTCCAGTGGACTCACCTTGACTCAGCCCCCACTAAGAGCAAGCTGGCTCTGGCTACTCCCCGTAGCTTGGAGAGCCACAGCTCCCGGGTGGGACCTACCTTGGAAATACCCCAAGTGTCACGAAAGGACACGGGCAACTGGGAATGCAGCGTGCATGGCCCAGAAGGCAGACTGGGAGCAGTGGAGTATGACCTGCAGATCACAG GTGCCCAGGTCTCCAGCGCTCCCTCCATCTTTAGTGGGCAGATTACCTTTGGGCTCACACTCACCCTCTTCTTCCTGCTTGCCATTTGTGTCGTGGCTCTGGCCCTACAAAAAAGG GCacaggctcctgccttcccagccctggaggggatGTTTGCAGCCAGTGTGCCCTGGAAGCCCAtggaggagaagcagaaagGGAAGAAGCAGCAAACGGAGTGCTGA